Proteins co-encoded in one Deltaproteobacteria bacterium genomic window:
- the aroA gene encoding 3-phosphoshikimate 1-carboxyvinyltransferase has translation MMEVKITVPGSKSVTQRAIAVAALADGASRLVGPLESEDTRLFRAALSRLGIMIEDADGSWMVHGQGGRILPAGGELFMGNNGTGIRFLASIVALGEGRYVLGGTERMAERPIEPLLSALRAWGAGAVSLRGTGCPPVAIEARGLEGGEVALSANLSSQYLSSLLIVAPYARKPARIRLDGPLVSRPYVDITLSVMASFGIEAREEEGIFTVPRGIYQAREYRIEGDASSASYFWAGAAVTGGCVTVANIPQDALQGDAAFADILGLMGCSVEKGPDGVTVQGPKDGLTAIEIDMGKWPDVVPTLAVTAAFARGRTVIRNVAHLRIKETDRLRAVAVELGRLGADVSELPDGLVIEGGRKLHGGSIRTYDDHRIAMAFAVAGLRVPGVVIEDPGCVRKSFPEFWDLWSRIRPLSAG, from the coding sequence ATGATGGAAGTGAAGATCACGGTCCCGGGCTCAAAGAGCGTCACGCAGAGGGCCATTGCGGTCGCCGCCCTTGCTGATGGCGCATCCCGCCTGGTCGGCCCTCTCGAGAGCGAGGATACACGGCTTTTCCGGGCTGCACTCTCCAGGCTCGGCATAATGATTGAGGACGCAGACGGCTCCTGGATGGTTCACGGACAGGGTGGAAGGATCCTTCCCGCAGGCGGAGAGCTTTTCATGGGGAACAACGGGACAGGGATCCGGTTTCTTGCATCTATAGTGGCGCTCGGTGAGGGCAGATACGTGCTTGGTGGCACGGAGCGCATGGCTGAGCGCCCCATTGAGCCCCTCCTTTCGGCCTTGAGGGCCTGGGGCGCAGGGGCCGTGAGCCTTCGGGGGACGGGCTGTCCTCCGGTTGCAATCGAGGCCCGGGGGCTCGAAGGGGGTGAAGTCGCCCTTTCGGCAAACCTCAGCAGCCAGTACCTATCCTCCCTTCTGATCGTCGCACCCTATGCCCGCAAGCCTGCTCGCATCCGGCTCGACGGACCCCTCGTCTCCAGGCCTTATGTGGACATCACCCTCTCTGTCATGGCCTCCTTTGGGATCGAGGCCAGGGAGGAGGAGGGCATCTTTACCGTCCCTCGCGGGATCTACCAGGCCCGCGAGTACCGTATCGAAGGCGACGCATCGAGCGCCTCCTATTTCTGGGCGGGAGCTGCAGTGACAGGGGGCTGCGTGACCGTAGCCAACATCCCTCAAGATGCCCTCCAGGGAGACGCGGCCTTTGCCGACATCCTCGGGCTCATGGGCTGCTCTGTGGAAAAGGGGCCGGATGGGGTCACGGTCCAGGGCCCTAAGGATGGGCTTACGGCCATCGAAATCGACATGGGAAAATGGCCTGATGTGGTACCGACCCTTGCGGTGACCGCAGCCTTTGCCCGGGGGCGGACGGTCATCAGAAACGTCGCCCACCTCCGGATCAAGGAGACCGACAGGCTTCGGGCCGTTGCTGTCGAACTTGGCCGTCTCGGGGCCGATGTGAGCGAGCTTCCAGACGGCCTCGTGATAGAAGGGGGAAGGAAGCTCCATGGAGGGAGCATCCGCACCTACGACGACCATCGGATCGCCATGGCCTTTGCCGTCGCTGGCCTACGGGTCCCTGGTGTCGTAATCGAGGATCCAGGGTGTGTCAGGAAGTCGTTCCCAGAGTTCTGGGATCTCTGGAGTCGGATCAGACCCTTAAGCGCAGGGTGA
- a CDS encoding IMP cyclohydrolase yields MKDLKQMYRTIIGDQFPADLRISFGDQTLVYKKRTWCFKNEKTGAMEERGLRYGENPDQEAALYELVNGNLVLGGCSYIKPGNGLVSAITESDMLQAGKHPGKINLTDADNALNILKFLMKRPAAVIVKHNNPCGVAMADTLEQAVIKAWRADRVAAFGGCVALNRPVDLATAEFLASQYLEVVCAPSFEEGTLSVLGRRKNLRIIQIPRIDRLETFWDTRFVDFKSLIDGGIILQQSQINRIRSREDLRPAECEYEGKTYRTKRLPDDREYEDILFGWAVEQGITSNSVIYVKNCVTVGIGTGEQDRVGVAEIAVFKAYTKYADILCYDRHGIPYKNLELAVQKGERPQEEIAAIDAQVKKDRGGLPGSVMVSDAFFPFRDGVDVGIREGVTAIVQPGGSLRDWEAIEACNEADPPVAMVFTGQRAFKH; encoded by the coding sequence ATGAAGGACCTGAAACAGATGTATAGGACCATCATAGGGGATCAGTTTCCAGCCGATCTCCGAATCTCGTTTGGAGATCAGACCCTGGTCTACAAGAAACGCACATGGTGCTTCAAGAATGAAAAGACAGGGGCCATGGAGGAAAGGGGCCTCAGATACGGGGAGAACCCCGATCAAGAGGCCGCCCTCTATGAACTGGTGAACGGGAACCTTGTGCTTGGGGGCTGCTCTTACATCAAACCTGGTAACGGACTTGTCTCCGCTATCACTGAATCAGACATGCTCCAGGCAGGCAAACACCCAGGGAAGATCAACCTCACAGACGCGGACAATGCCCTGAATATACTGAAGTTCCTCATGAAGAGGCCTGCAGCGGTCATCGTCAAGCACAACAACCCCTGCGGGGTCGCCATGGCAGATACCCTTGAGCAGGCCGTCATAAAGGCCTGGCGAGCGGACCGGGTGGCCGCCTTCGGCGGATGTGTGGCCCTCAACCGACCCGTGGACTTGGCCACCGCCGAGTTCCTTGCCTCCCAGTACCTCGAGGTGGTCTGCGCACCTTCCTTTGAAGAAGGGACGCTCTCTGTCCTTGGCCGTAGGAAGAACCTCAGGATCATCCAGATCCCGCGCATTGACAGGCTCGAGACCTTTTGGGACACACGGTTCGTGGACTTCAAGAGCCTCATAGACGGGGGGATCATCCTCCAGCAGTCCCAGATAAACAGGATCCGTTCCCGTGAGGATCTGAGGCCCGCGGAATGCGAATACGAGGGGAAGACCTACCGCACGAAACGCCTGCCTGATGATCGGGAGTATGAGGATATCCTCTTTGGGTGGGCAGTCGAGCAGGGGATCACCTCCAACTCGGTCATCTACGTAAAGAACTGCGTGACCGTTGGGATCGGGACGGGAGAGCAGGATCGGGTCGGGGTGGCAGAGATCGCGGTCTTCAAGGCCTACACGAAATACGCGGACATCCTCTGCTACGATCGTCACGGCATCCCGTACAAGAATCTTGAACTCGCGGTCCAAAAGGGGGAGCGGCCCCAGGAAGAAATCGCTGCCATCGACGCCCAGGTCAAAAAGGACCGGGGGGGCCTACCTGGGTCGGTCATGGTCTCTGACGCCTTTTTCCCCTTCCGTGACGGGGTGGACGTGGGGATTCGGGAGGGGGTCACGGCCATCGTGCAACCCGGAGGTTCCCTGCGGGACTGGGAGGCCATCGAGGCCTGCAACGAGGCAGATCCTCCTGTCGCCATGGTGTTTACCGGGCAAAGGGCCTTCAAACACTGA
- a CDS encoding DsbC family protein, translating to MTRPIAPYLCAGFLFLPSIASAGCPSTETLQKAVQNVFKQQEVTVEKVTPSEIPGLCDVQIRHKGQRRIIYSDRNSSYLLAGQAFRVSDGGNLTQERISELNRFLPAEMERLSALTAFTVGNSGPVVYFVTDPQCPYCQKAEAVLGPMAERGEITLKVLFYPLSFHRGAKEECISIICDNKGLDGLRTRYRSENQCEDGKRKVEETVKFLSEKGITGTPSYIFPDGLPHSGVLDEVALKGRITGKKGDAAR from the coding sequence ATGACTCGCCCAATCGCCCCCTACCTGTGCGCTGGATTTCTGTTTCTCCCCTCCATTGCCTCTGCCGGCTGCCCCTCCACTGAGACCCTTCAAAAGGCGGTCCAGAACGTATTCAAGCAGCAGGAGGTCACTGTGGAAAAGGTCACTCCGAGCGAGATCCCAGGCCTCTGCGATGTCCAGATCCGGCACAAGGGCCAGCGCCGGATCATCTATTCTGACCGGAACAGCTCCTACCTCCTGGCCGGACAGGCATTCCGCGTCTCAGACGGAGGAAACCTCACACAGGAGCGGATCTCTGAACTCAACCGGTTCCTTCCTGCTGAAATGGAGAGGCTCTCCGCACTTACGGCCTTTACGGTGGGAAACTCCGGCCCTGTGGTCTATTTCGTGACCGACCCCCAGTGCCCTTACTGCCAAAAGGCCGAGGCGGTCCTCGGCCCCATGGCCGAACGCGGGGAAATCACCCTTAAGGTCCTCTTCTATCCCCTTTCGTTCCACCGGGGGGCCAAGGAGGAGTGCATCTCCATCATCTGCGACAATAAGGGATTGGATGGACTCCGGACGCGCTACCGGTCTGAAAACCAGTGCGAGGACGGGAAGCGCAAGGTGGAGGAGACGGTGAAGTTCCTCTCCGAAAAGGGCATTACAGGGACGCCGTCCTACATCTTCCCGGACGGTCTTCCGCACTCGGGCGTGCTGGATGAGGTGGCCCTCAAGGGCCGGATCACGGGCAAGAAAGGAGACGCGGCACGATGA
- a CDS encoding FAD-dependent oxidoreductase: MGKRIVIVGAVAAGPKAACRARRLMPEAEITVIDQDTLISYGGCGIPYYVSGEVPDEKELRSTSFHMARDERFFREAKGLDIRTGTRAISIDRTKKVLHVEDVQTGRTDALPYDKLVLATGSRPFMPPIPGNDLDGVFSISDLHKAIEIKERLSRGEVGKVVIIGGGAIGIEMAEAFVDLWGIETSIVEFMPQVLPRIVSRTIAALVEGELRKHGVAVYKNESAREFVGEGGRIRKVVTNQRELEADLVVVATGVRPRGELARDAGLLVSPQGAIVVNQRMQTSDPDIYAAGDCVETIHLVTGKKGYFPMGSLANRQGRVVADNLAGIPSVFPGAVGSFVMKVFDACVGATGLSPETARMEGFDAVEALATQSDRAHFFPTYALMFLSLVVDRGTRRVLGLSGFGAMGDGLMARINAVASLLETGRPTISDLSTLELAYAPPFSTAVDILNAAANTADNLVAGRLRTITPEDFLDWMKGKADHPDWMAVDLRHPKEAAPFVERFPDRWMALVYDTVRSNREKLPRDRHLVLICNAGTRSYEIQCFLDSIGMVNSSVLPGGLNVIKRMDPSWMP, encoded by the coding sequence ATGGGAAAGAGAATCGTCATTGTCGGAGCGGTTGCTGCTGGCCCCAAGGCCGCATGCCGGGCACGCAGGCTCATGCCGGAGGCCGAAATCACCGTCATCGATCAGGACACCCTCATTTCTTACGGGGGATGCGGGATCCCCTATTATGTCTCCGGGGAGGTCCCGGACGAGAAGGAACTCCGATCAACGAGTTTTCACATGGCCCGGGACGAGCGCTTCTTTCGGGAGGCTAAGGGCCTCGACATTCGCACCGGGACCCGCGCAATCTCTATCGACCGGACGAAAAAGGTCCTCCACGTGGAGGACGTGCAGACAGGACGCACTGACGCCCTTCCCTATGACAAACTCGTCCTCGCCACCGGGAGCCGACCCTTCATGCCCCCCATCCCGGGAAACGATCTCGACGGGGTCTTCAGCATCTCTGACCTCCACAAGGCCATCGAGATCAAGGAACGCCTATCCAGGGGCGAGGTGGGGAAGGTCGTTATCATCGGGGGCGGGGCCATTGGGATCGAGATGGCCGAGGCCTTCGTGGACCTCTGGGGCATCGAGACCTCCATCGTGGAATTCATGCCCCAGGTCCTTCCGCGCATCGTGAGCCGGACCATCGCCGCCCTGGTGGAAGGGGAGCTTCGGAAGCACGGGGTCGCAGTATACAAGAATGAATCGGCCCGGGAGTTCGTGGGCGAGGGCGGACGCATCCGAAAGGTGGTGACGAACCAACGGGAGCTCGAGGCAGACCTCGTGGTGGTGGCGACAGGTGTACGCCCCCGGGGGGAACTCGCCAGGGATGCAGGTCTCCTCGTCTCGCCCCAAGGGGCGATCGTTGTGAACCAGAGGATGCAGACCTCAGACCCGGATATCTACGCTGCCGGGGACTGTGTTGAGACCATCCACCTCGTGACAGGAAAGAAGGGCTATTTCCCAATGGGCTCCCTTGCAAACCGGCAGGGCCGGGTCGTGGCCGACAACCTGGCTGGCATACCCAGCGTCTTTCCCGGGGCGGTGGGCAGCTTCGTCATGAAGGTCTTTGATGCCTGCGTCGGGGCCACGGGCCTCAGCCCTGAGACCGCACGGATGGAGGGCTTTGATGCGGTCGAGGCCCTTGCCACCCAGTCCGACCGGGCCCACTTCTTTCCGACCTACGCCCTCATGTTCCTGAGCCTCGTCGTGGACCGGGGGACCAGGCGGGTCCTCGGGCTCAGTGGCTTTGGGGCCATGGGAGACGGGCTCATGGCCCGGATCAACGCGGTCGCCTCCCTCCTCGAAACGGGTCGGCCCACCATCTCCGACCTCTCCACCCTCGAGCTCGCCTACGCCCCACCGTTTTCCACTGCAGTGGACATCCTGAACGCAGCTGCGAACACGGCTGACAACCTTGTGGCAGGCAGGCTCAGGACCATCACCCCGGAGGATTTCCTCGACTGGATGAAGGGAAAGGCCGATCATCCCGACTGGATGGCAGTAGACCTCAGGCACCCTAAGGAGGCGGCGCCGTTCGTCGAAAGGTTTCCTGACAGGTGGATGGCCCTTGTCTACGACACGGTGCGGTCAAACCGGGAGAAACTCCCCAGGGACCGGCACCTCGTACTCATTTGCAATGCTGGGACCCGCTCCTACGAGATCCAGTGTTTCCTGGACAGCATCGGCATGGTAAATTCGTCCGTGCTTCCCGGAGGGCTCAACGTCATAAAACGGATGGATCCATCCTGGATGCCGTAA